In bacterium, a single genomic region encodes these proteins:
- a CDS encoding choice-of-anchor tandem repeat NxxGxxAF-containing protein gives MTRLGFLLVVLVLFAAPARSQPAGPPVLVVAATPASAPRPDAARLVFLTGQAAPNGGTFTEFSDPWLNDRGDLVFAALTTGGAAHDSIYLRADGRTTTLASTGQPAPTGGTFEVFNDVVLNDRDTVVFLARTSDRTARLGLYLARAGTVAPVVAVGQPAPSGGTFSDFANPTINAEDTVAFVGRMTQGAQEGIFSASEGSITPLVLSGQSAPGGGYFQFFLDGSPAQNDHGQIAFVASTAPRVAFGVYVLVGTRPVPVVTTDDEAPVGGPFTEFGFVNLTGSGSVGFVGRTARSTVREAFYVTGLAQLVTLARQGEAASGDVLTTFVNGVMNGHEAVVFELGTPSPIPRGIYLATRAGVRAVIRAGDPTPTGARFTAFDAPAMNSRGQIAFVAEGDDGRHGIYLVTP, from the coding sequence CGGACGCGGCCCGTCTCGTCTTCCTGACCGGGCAGGCCGCGCCCAACGGCGGGACGTTTACCGAGTTCTCCGACCCCTGGCTGAACGACCGGGGCGACCTGGTCTTCGCGGCGCTGACGACCGGTGGGGCCGCGCACGATTCGATCTACCTGCGGGCGGACGGGCGCACCACCACGCTCGCGTCGACCGGGCAGCCGGCGCCGACGGGGGGAACGTTCGAGGTGTTCAACGACGTGGTCCTCAACGATCGGGACACGGTCGTGTTCCTCGCCCGCACCAGCGACCGGACCGCGCGCCTGGGCCTGTACCTCGCCCGGGCCGGGACGGTCGCGCCGGTCGTGGCCGTCGGCCAGCCGGCGCCCTCCGGGGGCACCTTCAGCGACTTCGCCAACCCGACGATCAACGCCGAGGACACCGTCGCCTTCGTCGGCCGGATGACCCAGGGGGCGCAGGAAGGGATTTTCAGCGCCAGCGAGGGGAGCATCACCCCGCTCGTGCTGAGCGGCCAGAGCGCCCCCGGCGGCGGGTACTTTCAGTTCTTCCTCGACGGCAGCCCGGCGCAAAACGATCACGGCCAGATCGCGTTCGTGGCGTCGACGGCCCCGCGGGTGGCGTTCGGGGTGTACGTGCTGGTGGGCACCCGGCCGGTGCCGGTGGTGACGACGGACGATGAGGCCCCCGTCGGCGGCCCGTTTACGGAGTTCGGCTTCGTCAACCTGACCGGCTCCGGCTCCGTCGGGTTCGTGGGCCGGACCGCGCGCAGCACCGTTCGGGAGGCCTTCTACGTCACCGGCCTGGCGCAGCTCGTGACGCTGGCCCGGCAGGGCGAGGCGGCGTCCGGGGACGTGCTGACGACGTTCGTGAACGGCGTGATGAACGGGCACGAAGCGGTGGTCTTCGAACTCGGCACCCCCAGCCCGATCCCGCGGGGGATTTACCTGGCGACCCGGGCCGGCGTGCGCGCGGTTATCCGCGCCGGCGACCCGACGCCAACGGGGGCCCGGTTCACGGCGTTCGATGCCCCGGCGATGAACAGCCGCGGCCAGATCGCCTTCGTCGCCGAGGGCGACGACGGACGCCACGGCATCTACCTGGTGACGCCGTGA